CCTACTCCGGGGGCGCGGGGCCGACTCGGCACCATCACCCCGCTCACCACTTCCACCATCACGGCCAGGCGCAGCCCGGGTTGCACCctccgctgccgccgccgcccccTCCGCTGCCCGGGGCCCGGGTGCTGGTGGACGCCGGCTCGGCGCTGCCGCGGCTTTATGGCGGCTACCAGACGGATTGGGTGTGTGGCGGCCAATGGAACGCCATGCTGGGCTACTTGTCAGCGCTGTGCCAGGCTTGTGCCTATCCTGGCGGCGACGGCCTGGAGCTCGTGGTCATGTTCCCGGGGGGCCTGGGCAAGGACCGGCTGGCCGAGTGGGGCCGTCGGTGCCAGGCCGAGCGGCAGACAGCGCAACTGATCGTGGGACACGTGGGCAACAAGGGCACCCCTCCACCGCGGGCCTGGTTCCTGCCACCGGCCTGCCTGAGCCACTGCGTGAGGCTAGCACTCATCCGCTTCCGGGTCAAGGTGAGGGAGGGGCCGGATCTTAAATAATAAGCCCCACACCTATTCCCTCCCAACTAAATACCTAACCACCTACCCACTTACCCACTACCCTGCctcccatctacccacccacctacccGCCCAACAGCTAACCTACCTGCCTAACTACCCTCTACCATTTTGTCCATTTACCTCCCCCCTTCATACTACCCCCTACGGATTCACTCACCTACATGGCCATATCTCTACTCATGTCATCCCAGTAGCTCCCTTTAGGTTCCCTTATCCAATTAGCCTACCACTAGGTTTCAGCAGAATCTAGTCAGAATTTCTTTTGTAGCCTCACCTTTCTCCTGCTGTCTTCTGCCTCAAACTGAAATGCCTTTACCCTGCTTTTTCCAGTTGACATCTCTCTCCTGTATCTCTTTCCAACCTCGCAGTAAATCACTTAAGCAGGTGTGAACTGAATACCTTTCTTCTACATTGTTTTTCCGTCTTCACCCACTGCTGCTTTTTTACCCATCTGTCCATTCAGCCTTTCTCATTTCAACCTGcatcttcttcctcctgccttagcctaaacacataaacaaaaacccACTGATTCAGTCACTGTTCAACAAGTATTAACGCACTGAGTGTACGAGTTTTAAAGACATGTGAGACACTGCTCATACCCTTGGAAAGTTAAATGTATACACATGAAACATTTAATTATAGCAATGTGTGATTATGCCTTATGGTCCAGACAGTAAGTACAGTTCCTGTTTTCTGTATGTGGGGTTGGTGGGTTATCTTTGGACTAAAGTGGTCAGGGGAGGCTTCCCTGAAGAAGTCGGACCTCACCTGGGTCTTCAAAGATGGATTGGATTTGAATGAGTCACAAGCTTGGGAGGAGGTTGCTTTAAgtgggaggaagaaaatgagCAGAAGCAAAAAGGAGTATCAAGTGTGCAAGGCCCCATAGGCAGTTACGTCCAATCTGCATGTAGTTG
The sequence above is drawn from the Theropithecus gelada isolate Dixy chromosome X, Tgel_1.0, whole genome shotgun sequence genome and encodes:
- the FAM120C gene encoding constitutive coactivator of PPAR-gamma-like protein 2 isoform X3, with the translated sequence MGVQGFQEFLEKRCPGAVVPVDLLKLARTVSRQQQQQHLHRQLPPTAALAPGAPRAARGSAPLQPPLPPAALGAYSGGAGPTRHHHPAHHFHHHGQAQPGLHPPLPPPPPPLPGARVLVDAGSALPRLYGGYQTDWVCGGQWNAMLGYLSALCQACAYPGGDGLELVVMFPGGLGKDRLAEWGRRCQAERQTAQLIVGHVGNKGTPPPRAWFLPPACLSHCVRLALIRFRVKQAAML